A DNA window from Lepidochelys kempii isolate rLepKem1 unplaced genomic scaffold, rLepKem1.hap2 scaffold_131, whole genome shotgun sequence contains the following coding sequences:
- the LOC140904478 gene encoding butyrophilin subfamily 2 member A2-like, which translates to MTLCPLPAVRAPGSAHLLVCLISGWSKVSKNAAMVILDPDTAHPSLVVSENRRSVKWRGLQQDIPDNPERFDCETCVLGSEGFASGRHYWEVDVGGGRTWAVGVAKESVRRKGWIKFSPEERIWAVDQCGSHYRACTRPDTLLPLTGSPGKIGVYLDDERGLVSFYQLGIEAPIYIFTSSFTGQLHPFFWVYSPITLCP; encoded by the exons atgacATTGTGTCCTTTGCCGGCAGTCCGTGCTCCGGGGAGTGCTCACCTCTTGGTGTGTTTGATTTCAGGCTGGAGTAAAGTCAGCAAAAATGCAG CTATGGTGAttctggatccagacacggctcATCCCAGCCTCGTGGTCTCTGAGAATCGGCGATCTGTGAAATGGAGGGGCCTGCAGCAGGACATTCCTGACAACCCCGAGAGATTTGACTGTGAAACCTGCGTGCTGGGCTCGGAAGGGTTTGCCTCGGGGAGACACTACTGGGAGGTAGAcgttgggggtgggaggacctGGGCTGTGGGCGTGGCCAAAGAATCTGTCAGGAGGAAGGGCTGGATCAAGTTTTCTCCTGAGGAGAGGATCTGGGCCGTGGATCAGTGTGGGAGCCATTACCGGGCTTGCACTCGCCCAGATACGCTCCTGCCCCTGACTGGGAGCCCTGGGAAAATCGGAGTGTATCTGGACGATGAGCGGGGCCTGGTGTCATTTTATCAGCTTGGTATAGAGGCCCCAATCTACATTTTCACCTCCTCTTTCACTGGGCAGCTCCACCCTTTCTTCTGGGTCTACTCCCCAATCACGCTGTGTCCCTGA